One genomic region from Rutidosis leptorrhynchoides isolate AG116_Rl617_1_P2 unplaced genomic scaffold, CSIRO_AGI_Rlap_v1 contig117, whole genome shotgun sequence encodes:
- the LOC139881139 gene encoding EIN3-binding F-box protein 1 produces MSKLFGFSGEGDFGGPVFPNPKESALFLSAGRLLDVYFPPSKKSRVTAPFVLPKNHVSIEILPDECLFEIFRRLPGGEERSAAACVSKRWLSLLSNIRGNEICKSSPKNEETEDAGYLCRSLEGKKATDLRLAAISVGTASRGGLGKLSIRGTNKASHGVTNLGLKAVSRGCSSLKVLSLWNLPAVGDQGLAEIANECHQLEKLDISQCPGITDKGLAAIAKNCPKLTDLTIESCIHIGNDGVQAVGQSCPNLKSVSFNDCPKLTDQGISSLMSSATFSLSKVKLQALNVTDVSLAVIGHYGKVVTDLALTNLPNVGERGFWVMGHGQGLQMLKSLTITSCGGVTDNGIEAVGKGCPNLKQICLRKCMLLSDNGVASFTKAAVSLESLHLEECHRITQLGLFGTLLNCGGKLKALSLVSCFGLKDLNLNLPPSSSSCTSLLSLTIRNCPGFGDASLALLGNLCPQILYLDLSGLHGITDSGVLPLIKSCKSGLIKINLSNCLNLTDRVVFSLVELHGWTLEVLNLDCCKMITDASLSAISKNCQILSDLDVSKCAITDSGILALARDSKLNLQVLSLSNCFMVSDKSLPSLRKLGQTLLGLNIQNCKSISHHSVDLLLEQLWRCDILY; encoded by the exons ATGTCAAAGCTCTTTGGTTTCAGTG GTGAAGGTGATTTTGGGGGCCCAGTATTCCCGAACCCCAAGGAGTCTGCTCTTTTCTTATCCGCTGGACGTCTTTTGGATGTCTACTTTCCTCCTTCAAAGAAATCTCGTGTTACCGCTCCTTTTGTCCTTCCAAAGAATCATGTCTCTATCGAAATCCTTCCAGATGAGTGTCTTTTCGAGATCTTCCGACGTTTGCCTGGCGGTGAAGAAAGGAGTGCTGCTGCCTGCGTTTCCAAGCGCTGGCTTTCTCTTCTGAGCAATATTCGTGGCAACGAAATTTGCAAATCCAGCCCCAAAAATGAAGAAACCGAGGATGCTGGATATCTATGCAGGAGCTTGGAAGGTAAGAAGGCAACCGATCTAAGACTTGCCGCCATTTCCGTCGGAACTGCCAGCCGTGGAGGATTGGGCAAACTTTCAATCAGAGGAACCAATAAGGCTTCTCATGGTGTTACGAACCTCGGCCTCAAGGCGGTTTCTCGTGGTTGCTCTTCTCTGAAGGTTCTTTCCCTATGGAACTTGCCTGCTGTTGGAGATCAAGGTTTAGCTGAGATTGCTAATGAGTGTCACCAGCTAGAAAAGCTAGATATTTCTCAATGTCCTGGAATTACCGACAAGGGTCTTGCTGCTATCGCCAAGAATTGCCCCAAGTTGACTGATCTTACAATCGAGTCTTGCATCCACATCGGAAATGACGGTGTGCAAGCAGTCGGTCAATCCTGCCCTAATTTGAAATCCGTTTCCTTTAACGACTGCCCTAAGTTGACCGATCAAGGAATTTCATCCCTCATGTCCTCTGCCACCTTTTCCCTCTCAAAAGTGAAGCTCCAAGCACTGAACGTTACCGACGTGTCTCTTGCCGTTATCGGACACTACGGAAAGGTAGTTACCGACCTTGCCCTGACTAATCTCCCAAACGTCGGCGAGAGAGGTTTCTGGGTGATGGGACATGGCCAAGGACTTCAGATGTTAAAATCCTTGACGATTACTTCTTGTGGAGGAGTCACAGATAATGGTATCGAAGCTGTCGGAAAGGGTTGCCCTAATTTGAAACAAATCTGCCTTAGGAAATGTATGTTGTTGTCTGACAATGGAGTTGCCTCTTTCACCAAAGCTGCTGTATCACTGGAAAGCCTCCACTTAGAGGAGTGCCACAGGATCACCCAACTTGGGTTATTCGGTACCCTTCTAAACTGTGGTGGCAAATTGAAGGCTCTTTCTCTTGTAAGCTGCTTCGGCTTGAAGGACCTAAACTTAAATTTGCCTCCATCGTCATCTTCATGTACGTCACTCCTATCATTGACCATCCGTAACTGTCCAGGATTCGGTGACGCCAGCTTGGCTTTGTTAGGAAATCTCTGTCCTCAGATTCTATATCTCGACTTGAGTGGGCTCCACGGAATAACAGATTCTGGAGTCCTTCCCTTGATCAAGAGCTGTAAGTCTGGTCTGATTAAGATTAATCTCAGTAACTGCCTCAACCTGACTGACCGTGTCGTTTTCTCATTGGTTGAGTTGCACGGTTGGACTCTCGAGGTGCTGAATCTCGACTGTTGCAAGATGATCACCGATGCAAGCCTCAGTGCAATTTCAAAGAACTGCCAGATACTCAGTGACCTGGATGTTTCAAAGTGTGCTATTACTGATTCAGGAATCTTAGCTCTTGCTCGTGACAGCAAGCTCAACTTACAAGTCCTTTCTTTATCAAACTGCTTTATGGTATCAGACAAGAGCTTGCCATCCCTGAGGAAATTAGGTCAGACACTCTTGGGTTTGAACATTCAGAATTGCAAATCAATCAGTCATCACTCGGTCGACCTTCTTTTGGAACAGTTGTGGAGGTGCGACATCCTCTACTAA